A stretch of Thermotoga sp. SG1 DNA encodes these proteins:
- the tsaB gene encoding tRNA (adenosine(37)-N6)-threonylcarbamoyltransferase complex dimerization subunit type 1 TsaB, translating into MIVLALDTSQRIRVGLKRDEDVIEVSYTGQKKHAEVLPVLIERLLSENSISVKDLSAVGVGIGPGTLTGLRVGIATIIGITAPFDIPVVPLNSFEMAVKSLPIDGTVLVSRRARKGYRYFAVYSKQGDLLNTIKEPSVFSDEEVQKILSETKPSAVLEEEIFISPKVLVEETEKAFKEGRFVHYYEIEPLYLQKSIAELNWERKRGG; encoded by the coding sequence ATGATCGTGCTGGCGCTGGATACCTCTCAAAGAATAAGAGTTGGTCTGAAAAGAGATGAAGATGTAATCGAAGTCTCCTACACAGGGCAGAAAAAACACGCAGAGGTACTTCCTGTTCTGATAGAGAGGCTCTTGAGTGAAAATAGTATCTCTGTGAAAGATCTGAGCGCTGTGGGAGTGGGTATCGGCCCTGGGACGCTAACTGGACTCAGAGTTGGAATCGCAACCATCATAGGTATAACGGCTCCTTTCGATATTCCCGTTGTTCCTCTGAACTCTTTCGAAATGGCCGTGAAGAGCCTTCCCATCGATGGTACGGTCCTTGTTTCCAGAAGGGCACGTAAGGGTTATCGCTACTTTGCAGTCTACTCGAAACAGGGAGATCTTCTGAACACCATCAAAGAACCCTCCGTTTTCTCAGACGAGGAGGTACAGAAGATCCTTTCAGAAACAAAACCCTCCGCTGTTCTGGAAGAAGAAATCTTCATATCACCGAAAGTGCTCGTTGAGGAAACAGAAAAGGCGTTTAAAGAAGGAAGATTTGTGCATTACTACGAGATAGAGCCTCTCTATCTTCAAAAG
- a CDS encoding DUF3855 domain-containing protein yields the protein MDSLEIFYRRKDIDTRDFEKKIREILRETGITLDVVNSESAGRIFLKINVLEDQEQIPSFILKALIPETDATRLPLGEWATLNVFVEEASYLEDHDYMKIHSEGNRYALYVPYSAVKSKNRDEVVADFMKYFFERRGWDFKNYEFFVREVDSII from the coding sequence ATGGACAGCCTGGAGATCTTCTACCGGAGAAAGGACATAGATACCAGAGACTTCGAGAAGAAAATCAGGGAGATCTTGCGAGAAACCGGTATCACCTTGGACGTTGTGAACTCGGAGTCGGCAGGAAGGATTTTCCTCAAGATCAACGTTTTGGAAGATCAGGAACAAATTCCGAGTTTTATTTTGAAAGCCTTAATCCCGGAAACCGATGCCACCAGACTTCCCCTTGGAGAGTGGGCGACTCTGAACGTCTTCGTGGAAGAAGCCTCCTATTTGGAAGATCACGATTACATGAAGATCCATTCAGAGGGAAACAGATACGCACTCTACGTTCCGTACTCCGCCGTGAAGAGCAAAAACAGAGATGAAGTGGTGGCAGATTTCATGAAGTACTTTTTTGAAAGAAGAGGCTGGGATTTTAAAAACTACGAATTCTTCGTACGAGAAGTGGACAGCATAATATGA
- a CDS encoding cation diffusion facilitator family transporter, whose protein sequence is MERHDEIKKGAWVGIVGNTALALLKVITGLFTGSYAILADGIDTSTDIFTSFVILLSARISGKPPDRTHPYGHGRVEAVASKIISFIMFYAGASLLLESIKRLITGEISLELTFPAFFVVGASAAGKTFLFLYKLSLGKRLNSLATISDALNMRNDIMISGAVLAGMIAMKTLGWWWLDSVLAIFVSIMILRTSFQIFYEAAFELMDGMKESELDIYTDIFRVLEKFPDVHNPHRVRVRKVGTKYYIEMDIEVDGSMTVEDAHDLTVKIREEIMSKRDDIEDLTIHVEPLGNVEKEGFGVKKGV, encoded by the coding sequence TTGGAAAGGCACGATGAGATAAAAAAGGGTGCCTGGGTTGGAATCGTTGGGAACACTGCCCTTGCGTTGTTGAAGGTGATCACAGGACTTTTCACAGGAAGTTATGCGATACTTGCAGATGGAATAGATACGTCAACCGACATATTCACATCTTTTGTCATTCTCCTGTCGGCGCGCATTTCGGGAAAACCCCCCGACAGAACTCATCCCTACGGTCACGGAAGAGTGGAGGCTGTGGCTTCAAAGATCATCTCGTTCATCATGTTCTATGCAGGAGCTTCCTTGTTGCTAGAGTCCATAAAAAGACTGATCACCGGCGAGATCTCTCTGGAGTTAACTTTTCCTGCCTTCTTCGTTGTTGGGGCTTCTGCTGCAGGAAAAACTTTCCTTTTCCTGTACAAACTGTCACTTGGAAAGCGTCTCAACAGCCTTGCCACGATCAGTGACGCTCTGAACATGAGAAACGACATCATGATCTCCGGCGCCGTGCTGGCTGGAATGATAGCGATGAAGACACTCGGTTGGTGGTGGCTGGACAGTGTTCTTGCGATATTCGTTTCGATAATGATCCTCAGAACTTCTTTCCAGATCTTCTACGAGGCTGCCTTCGAGTTGATGGATGGAATGAAAGAATCGGAATTAGATATATACACAGACATCTTCAGGGTTTTAGAAAAGTTTCCAGATGTACACAACCCTCACAGGGTCAGGGTGAGAAAAGTGGGAACGAAATATTACATAGAGATGGATATAGAAGTTGATGGATCGATGACCGTGGAAGACGCTCACGACCTGACCGTGAAAATAAGAGAAGAGATAATGAGCAAAAGAGACGATATAGAGGATTTGACGATACACGTGGAACCTCTTGGTAATGTGGAGAAAGAGGGTTTTGGTGTGAAGAAAGGGGTGTAG